Proteins from a genomic interval of Quercus lobata isolate SW786 chromosome 11, ValleyOak3.0 Primary Assembly, whole genome shotgun sequence:
- the LOC115969215 gene encoding uncharacterized CRM domain-containing protein At3g25440, chloroplastic, translated as MFSLFSIRRRGIIIRTRDSLLCFHCLLKNIPSLSSLPAATSFSMRSYSAVRPLLEAKRISSPLEFSLVRRLNMLDVHVVRNWIPARYMSKESFELKTENDVVRFSMGRIVNNNGSQTKGRVKTKRVKMSKKAKLNELRFYRLKAKKKMTSPNPEVRIRYKLEKAKRKEVWLIEKLRKFEVPKAPAETYDPEILTEEERHYLKRTGEKKKNYVPVGRRGVFGGVVLNMHLHWKKHETVKVICKPCKPGQIHEYAEELTRLSKGIVIDIKADNTIVFYRGKNYVQPQVMSPLDTLSKDKALEKYKFEQSLEHTSQFIEKLEKELEDYHDHLARYKKAKDGTPKDSVINTCLDNNNIHCKVLLS; from the exons ATGTTCTCCTTGTTTTCAATCAGAAGAAGAGGCATTATTATTCGCACCAG GGATTCTCTACTCTGTTTCCATTGTCTACTGAAAAATATACCGAGTCTCTCATCTTTGCCTGCAGCAACTTCATTCTCTATGAGAAGTTACAGTGCAGTGAGGCCTCTTCTAGAAGCAAAGCGCATATCGTCTCCATTGGAATTTTCATTAGTGCGGAGATTAAATATGCTTGATGTTCATGTTGTTAGAAATTGGATACCTGCTAGATACATGAGTAAAGAATCATTTGAGCTGAAGACAGAAAATGATGTCGTTAGATTTTCTATGGGTAGGATAGTCAATAATAATGGTTCCCAAACAAAAGGAAGGGTGAAAACCAAACGGGTCAAAATGTCTAAAAAGGCCAAGCTGAATGAACTCAGATTCTATCGCCTGAAGGCCAAAAAGAAGATGACATCTCCAAATCCAGAAGTTAGGATTAGATATAAACTTGAGAAG GCCAAACGGAAGGAAGTATGGTTGATAGAGAAATTAAGGAAATTTGAGGTTCCCAAAGCACCTGCTGAAACATATGATCCTGAAATCCTAACTGAGGAAGAAAGGCATTACCTGAAGCGCACtggtgaaaaaaagaagaactaTGTCCCAGTTGGGAGgcgtggtgtatttggaggggtTGTTCTCAATATGCATCTCCATTGGAAGAAACATGAGACTGTAAAGGTAATTTGCAAGCCATGCAAGCCTGGACAAATTCATGAATATGCTGAAGAGCTTACTAGACTGAGCAAAGGCATTGTGATTGACATAAAAGCTGACAATACTATTGTTTTCTACCGGGGAAAGAATTATGTACAGCCACAAGTAATGTCACCTCTAGATACACTGTCTAAAGACAAG GCATTGGAAAAATATAAGTTTGAGCAGTCACTTGAGCATACTAGTCAATTcattgaaaaattggaaaaagagCTAGAAGACTATCATGACCACCTTGCTCGTTACAAGAAAGCAAAAGATGGCACCCCAAAAGATTCTGTGATTAATACATGTTTG GACAATAACAACATACACTGCAAAGTATTACTAAGTTAA
- the LOC115969216 gene encoding annexin A13-like isoform X1, which yields MSKEVLMLVDSPVDCLIINICRGTREAMGSDNLIPCNGAINYQRLVEMFVYRNSHEFKFICQTYSALYGQNVLHVVSNIQRNNPFARAAYLRMIERRERDAEIVRNSLFGNGSSVNLNTLIEIACSRPSSELQCIKQAYRSRYNSDLEQDVTTKINSGFKEILMAVLKSCRNYSGKVDMSMAMCDAKTLYEAVESGRSVDQKTIISLLSQRNSGQVKAILLSYKQLYGNEFSKSMKQSKCGQFGKELRIVIRCIQNPERFFAKQLRMKNADAREILIRIVITRSEIDIKDINRAFATKTGSSLENLVRREFNNNKDKTNDIVAGILVGLVNRN from the exons ATGAGCAAGGAGGTCTTG ATGCTGGTGGATTCTCCGGTGGATTGTTTAATCATAAATATCTGCAGGGGAACGAGGGAAGCAATGGGGTCTGACAACTTAATACCTT GCAATGGTGCAATCAACTACCAAAGGCTTGTGGAGATGTTCGTATACAGAAATTCTCATGAATTTAAGTTCATTTGCCAAACTTACAGTGCTCTTTATGGCCAGAATGTTCTTCATGTCGTCTCAAATATTCAAAGGAATAATCCATTTGCT AGGGCAGCTTATCTTCGCATGATTGAACGACGAGAGCGTGATGCTGAAATAGTGAGGAACTCACTCTTTGGAAATGGAAGCAGTGTGAATCTTAACACACTCATTGAGATTGCATGCAGCCGACCTTCTTCGGAGCTGCAGTGTATTAAGCAGGCCTACCGTTCAAGATACAATTCTGATCTTGAACAAGAtgtcacaacaaaaattaatagtgGATTTAAAGAG ATTTTGATGGCAGTTTTGAAGTCTTGTCGCAACTATAGTGGGAAAGTGGACATGAGCATGGCCATGTGTGATGCCAAGACTCTGTATGAAGCGGTTGAAAGTGGGAGAAGTGTTGACCAAAAAACCATCATTTCACTTTTAAGTCAACGAAATTCTGGCCAAGTTAAAGCCATTCTCCTCTCTTACAAACAGCTTTATGGCAATGAATTCTCCAAATCAATGAAGCAAAGCAAGTGTGGGCAATTTGGAAAAGAGCTTCGAATTGTGATCCGTTGCATACAAAACCCTGAAAGGTTCTTTGCTAAGCAACTAAGAATGAAGAATGCTGATGCTCGAGAGATATTGATTCGAATAGTTATTACCAGGTCCGAGATAGATATCAAAGACATTAACAGGGCTTTTGCAACAAAAACAGGCAGTTCCCTTGAGAACCTTGTCAGAAGGGAATTTAACAATAATAAAGACAAGACTAATGACATTGTAGCTGGAATCTTGGTTGGACTAGTGAATCGTAattga
- the LOC115969216 gene encoding annexin D2-like isoform X2, with product MSSSSFQSSEQYELDCQHLHNYLSGNGAINYQRLVEMFVYRNSHEFKFICQTYSALYGQNVLHVVSNIQRNNPFARAAYLRMIERRERDAEIVRNSLFGNGSSVNLNTLIEIACSRPSSELQCIKQAYRSRYNSDLEQDVTTKINSGFKEILMAVLKSCRNYSGKVDMSMAMCDAKTLYEAVESGRSVDQKTIISLLSQRNSGQVKAILLSYKQLYGNEFSKSMKQSKCGQFGKELRIVIRCIQNPERFFAKQLRMKNADAREILIRIVITRSEIDIKDINRAFATKTGSSLENLVRREFNNNKDKTNDIVAGILVGLVNRN from the exons atgtcTAGCAGTTCTTTTCAAAGCTCTGAACAATATGAACTGGATTGCCAACATCTTCATAATTATTTATCTG GCAATGGTGCAATCAACTACCAAAGGCTTGTGGAGATGTTCGTATACAGAAATTCTCATGAATTTAAGTTCATTTGCCAAACTTACAGTGCTCTTTATGGCCAGAATGTTCTTCATGTCGTCTCAAATATTCAAAGGAATAATCCATTTGCT AGGGCAGCTTATCTTCGCATGATTGAACGACGAGAGCGTGATGCTGAAATAGTGAGGAACTCACTCTTTGGAAATGGAAGCAGTGTGAATCTTAACACACTCATTGAGATTGCATGCAGCCGACCTTCTTCGGAGCTGCAGTGTATTAAGCAGGCCTACCGTTCAAGATACAATTCTGATCTTGAACAAGAtgtcacaacaaaaattaatagtgGATTTAAAGAG ATTTTGATGGCAGTTTTGAAGTCTTGTCGCAACTATAGTGGGAAAGTGGACATGAGCATGGCCATGTGTGATGCCAAGACTCTGTATGAAGCGGTTGAAAGTGGGAGAAGTGTTGACCAAAAAACCATCATTTCACTTTTAAGTCAACGAAATTCTGGCCAAGTTAAAGCCATTCTCCTCTCTTACAAACAGCTTTATGGCAATGAATTCTCCAAATCAATGAAGCAAAGCAAGTGTGGGCAATTTGGAAAAGAGCTTCGAATTGTGATCCGTTGCATACAAAACCCTGAAAGGTTCTTTGCTAAGCAACTAAGAATGAAGAATGCTGATGCTCGAGAGATATTGATTCGAATAGTTATTACCAGGTCCGAGATAGATATCAAAGACATTAACAGGGCTTTTGCAACAAAAACAGGCAGTTCCCTTGAGAACCTTGTCAGAAGGGAATTTAACAATAATAAAGACAAGACTAATGACATTGTAGCTGGAATCTTGGTTGGACTAGTGAATCGTAattga
- the LOC115969216 gene encoding annexin A13-like isoform X3, with product MFVYRNSHEFKFICQTYSALYGQNVLHVVSNIQRNNPFARAAYLRMIERRERDAEIVRNSLFGNGSSVNLNTLIEIACSRPSSELQCIKQAYRSRYNSDLEQDVTTKINSGFKEILMAVLKSCRNYSGKVDMSMAMCDAKTLYEAVESGRSVDQKTIISLLSQRNSGQVKAILLSYKQLYGNEFSKSMKQSKCGQFGKELRIVIRCIQNPERFFAKQLRMKNADAREILIRIVITRSEIDIKDINRAFATKTGSSLENLVRREFNNNKDKTNDIVAGILVGLVNRN from the exons ATGTTCGTATACAGAAATTCTCATGAATTTAAGTTCATTTGCCAAACTTACAGTGCTCTTTATGGCCAGAATGTTCTTCATGTCGTCTCAAATATTCAAAGGAATAATCCATTTGCT AGGGCAGCTTATCTTCGCATGATTGAACGACGAGAGCGTGATGCTGAAATAGTGAGGAACTCACTCTTTGGAAATGGAAGCAGTGTGAATCTTAACACACTCATTGAGATTGCATGCAGCCGACCTTCTTCGGAGCTGCAGTGTATTAAGCAGGCCTACCGTTCAAGATACAATTCTGATCTTGAACAAGAtgtcacaacaaaaattaatagtgGATTTAAAGAG ATTTTGATGGCAGTTTTGAAGTCTTGTCGCAACTATAGTGGGAAAGTGGACATGAGCATGGCCATGTGTGATGCCAAGACTCTGTATGAAGCGGTTGAAAGTGGGAGAAGTGTTGACCAAAAAACCATCATTTCACTTTTAAGTCAACGAAATTCTGGCCAAGTTAAAGCCATTCTCCTCTCTTACAAACAGCTTTATGGCAATGAATTCTCCAAATCAATGAAGCAAAGCAAGTGTGGGCAATTTGGAAAAGAGCTTCGAATTGTGATCCGTTGCATACAAAACCCTGAAAGGTTCTTTGCTAAGCAACTAAGAATGAAGAATGCTGATGCTCGAGAGATATTGATTCGAATAGTTATTACCAGGTCCGAGATAGATATCAAAGACATTAACAGGGCTTTTGCAACAAAAACAGGCAGTTCCCTTGAGAACCTTGTCAGAAGGGAATTTAACAATAATAAAGACAAGACTAATGACATTGTAGCTGGAATCTTGGTTGGACTAGTGAATCGTAattga